A single window of uncultured Pseudodesulfovibrio sp. DNA harbors:
- the rpsP gene encoding 30S ribosomal protein S16, whose product MAMKIRLTRMGSKKRPFYRVVALDSAARRDGRPVEFLGHFNPMVEPNEIVLDMEKIEKWLEKGAQPSNTVRSLLKKAGK is encoded by the coding sequence ATGGCTATGAAAATCAGACTGACCCGGATGGGTTCCAAGAAGCGTCCCTTCTACCGCGTGGTGGCTCTCGACTCTGCTGCCCGTCGTGATGGACGCCCCGTAGAATTCCTCGGGCATTTCAATCCGATGGTCGAGCCCAACGAAATCGTGCTCGACATGGAAAAAATCGAGAAGTGGTTGGAAAAGGGCGCACAGCCCAGCAACACCGTTCGTTCTCTGCTGAAAAAGGCCGGCAAGTAG
- the rimM gene encoding ribosome maturation factor RimM (Essential for efficient processing of 16S rRNA), with protein sequence MTIKQSAKGFIPVGGVVKPHGIRGEFCIKSYADSPSIFGAVGALYLQDGNKTPKPITVVSWREHKGLVLLTAQGVTDRDQADALRGRTVLVREEDLPELDGDEHYLYQLVGCRVVLTDGSDVGELKGYYETGEQDTWVIVNEAGTEILLPAVPEFVLDIDLDQELITIEPPEGLLDLYLNPEPPKKKKKRRPPRNKKPKQS encoded by the coding sequence ATGACCATTAAGCAGTCCGCCAAGGGTTTTATCCCTGTGGGTGGGGTGGTCAAGCCGCACGGAATTCGAGGGGAGTTCTGCATAAAAAGTTATGCAGACTCCCCGTCCATTTTCGGTGCGGTAGGCGCCCTATATCTTCAGGATGGCAATAAAACTCCGAAGCCCATAACCGTTGTTTCTTGGCGTGAGCATAAAGGACTTGTCCTGCTCACGGCTCAAGGCGTGACCGACCGCGATCAGGCAGATGCCCTTCGTGGCCGGACTGTTCTTGTGCGCGAGGAAGACCTGCCTGAACTCGACGGAGATGAGCATTACCTCTATCAGTTGGTAGGGTGCCGTGTGGTTCTTACCGACGGTTCTGATGTGGGTGAGCTTAAAGGGTATTATGAAACCGGAGAGCAGGATACCTGGGTCATTGTCAATGAAGCCGGGACGGAAATCCTGCTTCCTGCCGTGCCTGAGTTCGTGCTCGACATAGATCTTGACCAGGAACTCATTACTATTGAACCGCCCGAAGGGTTGCTGGATTTGTATCTGAATCCCGAGCCGCCGAAAAAGAAGAAAAAGCGCCGTCCACCCCGCAATAAAAAACCAAAGCAGTCATGA
- the ffh gene encoding signal recognition particle protein, whose product MFESLQERLGNTFSKFSGQKTLDENNIKDGLREVRLALLEADVNFKVVKQFVDQVKERALGDEVMKGLDPGQQIIKIVNEELIELLGGEQQGLDIKAKPLKLMMVGLQGSGKTTSSGKLAMFLRKQHGKKPYLVPADVYRPAAIDQLNTLARQLDVPVYPSTTDMNPVDICKDALVKAEELGCDLILFDTAGRLHIDEELMGELVNIKKECQPQEILFVADAMTGQDAVTVAESFNEKLEISGVILTKMDGDARGGAALSIKTVTGKSVKFVGVGEKLSELELFHPDRIASRILGMGDMMTLIEKAQGEIDEEEAKVMAEKMAKAEFDFEDFLGHMRKLKKLGSMEGLLKMIPGMGNIMKQMGDNVMPEDEMKRTEAIISSMTLKERRQPKLINASRKERIAKGSGVKVADVNSLIKNFKQMSKVMQSMMGGGKKKKGKFGLPKLPGLGGGKMPDMDALGGMGGMPGMPGMPGMPGMDMEEDGGKRSLSKKTLKARNKKKLNKKNKKKKKKKK is encoded by the coding sequence TTGTTCGAGAGCCTGCAAGAAAGACTTGGTAACACTTTTTCGAAGTTTAGCGGTCAGAAGACCCTTGATGAAAATAACATCAAGGATGGTCTGCGTGAAGTGCGTCTTGCGCTTCTCGAAGCTGACGTTAATTTCAAAGTAGTCAAGCAGTTCGTTGACCAAGTCAAGGAGCGAGCCCTCGGTGACGAGGTCATGAAGGGGCTGGACCCGGGGCAGCAGATCATTAAGATTGTCAATGAGGAGTTGATTGAACTTCTTGGTGGCGAACAGCAAGGGTTGGATATCAAGGCCAAGCCTTTAAAGTTGATGATGGTCGGGTTGCAGGGTTCTGGTAAGACCACCAGCTCCGGCAAGCTGGCGATGTTCCTGCGCAAGCAGCACGGCAAGAAACCGTACCTTGTGCCTGCGGACGTTTATCGTCCGGCTGCAATTGACCAGTTGAACACCTTGGCCAGACAGCTTGATGTGCCTGTGTATCCATCCACTACTGATATGAATCCGGTGGATATTTGTAAGGACGCACTGGTCAAGGCCGAAGAGTTGGGTTGCGATCTTATCCTCTTCGATACGGCTGGTCGGCTGCACATTGACGAAGAGCTGATGGGCGAGCTTGTCAATATCAAGAAGGAATGTCAGCCACAGGAAATTTTGTTCGTGGCAGATGCCATGACAGGTCAGGATGCGGTTACGGTTGCCGAAAGTTTTAATGAGAAACTTGAAATTTCCGGCGTGATTCTGACCAAGATGGACGGTGATGCCCGAGGCGGTGCAGCTCTGTCCATCAAGACCGTGACCGGCAAGTCGGTCAAGTTCGTGGGTGTGGGTGAAAAGCTTTCCGAGCTGGAACTCTTCCACCCGGATCGCATTGCTTCACGTATTCTCGGCATGGGCGACATGATGACGCTCATCGAGAAGGCGCAAGGAGAGATCGACGAAGAAGAAGCCAAGGTCATGGCCGAAAAGATGGCCAAGGCGGAGTTCGATTTCGAAGATTTTCTTGGTCATATGCGCAAGCTCAAGAAGCTTGGTTCCATGGAAGGTCTGCTCAAGATGATTCCCGGTATGGGCAACATCATGAAGCAGATGGGCGATAATGTGATGCCCGAAGATGAAATGAAGCGCACTGAAGCGATCATTTCATCCATGACATTGAAAGAACGCCGTCAACCGAAACTTATCAATGCAAGCCGCAAGGAACGCATTGCCAAGGGTTCCGGTGTCAAAGTTGCCGACGTCAATTCGCTTATCAAGAACTTCAAGCAGATGAGCAAGGTCATGCAGTCCATGATGGGCGGCGGCAAAAAGAAGAAAGGCAAGTTCGGATTGCCGAAGTTGCCCGGTTTGGGTGGCGGCAAAATGCCTGATATGGATGCCTTGGGCGGCATGGGTGGAATGCCCGGTATGCCGGGGATGCCCGGAATGCCAGGGATGGATATGGAAGAAGACGGTGGTAAACGTTCTCTTTCCAAGAAGACCCTGAAAGCTCGCAACAAGAAGAAATTGAACAAGAAAAACAAGAAAAAGAAGAAGAAGAAAAAATAG
- the trmD gene encoding tRNA (guanosine(37)-N1)-methyltransferase TrmD, producing MNYHLVSIFPHYFDSPLSSGLMGKAVESGLVNLDYVDVRQFAGGVHKSVDDRPFGGGPGMLLKLDPMIKALDSIESKGRIIMLSPRGKPLDQAMARELSQEEDITLISGRYEGIDERLLDLYPIELVSVGDFVLNGGEAGAVCLMESVSRLLPGFMGHEDSGEEESFSAGLLEYPHYTRPDDHEGLKVPDVLRSGDHGKIADWRRECSLSTTLSDRPDMLPGARLTVEDIDFLREQPRTRLGRNLYIALCHYPVVNKFGEKVAVSVTNLDLHDMARVTRSYGLGGFYATTPIDDQKALADKLLGHWKDGAGSLANPDRAEAFSKVKVFDDIDAAVLDIEAQTGQCPRLAATSARLDRRKKAEPAMTYKELQGWLANSPVLLIFGTGHGLAEEVLSKTEGVLRPVRYLDDYNHLSVRSAVAIIVDRLVADEY from the coding sequence ATGAACTACCATCTGGTTTCCATATTCCCGCACTATTTTGATTCTCCGCTTTCAAGCGGCCTTATGGGTAAGGCTGTAGAGAGTGGACTCGTCAATCTTGATTACGTTGATGTGCGTCAGTTCGCCGGAGGAGTCCATAAATCTGTGGATGATCGTCCTTTTGGCGGCGGTCCCGGCATGTTGCTTAAGCTCGACCCCATGATCAAGGCGTTAGATTCAATCGAATCCAAAGGCCGTATCATTATGCTGTCGCCGCGTGGCAAGCCGCTTGATCAAGCCATGGCCCGCGAATTGTCGCAAGAAGAGGATATAACCCTCATCAGTGGCCGGTATGAAGGCATAGATGAGCGTCTGCTTGATCTGTATCCCATTGAACTGGTTTCGGTAGGAGATTTCGTGCTCAACGGCGGTGAGGCTGGCGCTGTCTGTCTCATGGAGTCCGTGTCACGTCTTTTGCCCGGTTTTATGGGACATGAGGACTCGGGTGAAGAAGAATCCTTCTCCGCAGGTTTGCTGGAATATCCGCATTACACCCGCCCTGATGATCACGAGGGATTGAAAGTGCCGGACGTTTTGCGGAGCGGCGATCACGGCAAGATTGCTGACTGGCGGAGAGAGTGCAGTCTATCGACCACGTTGAGCGATCGTCCGGACATGTTGCCCGGCGCCCGATTGACAGTGGAAGACATAGATTTTCTGCGAGAACAGCCGCGCACCCGTTTGGGGCGTAATTTGTATATCGCATTGTGCCATTATCCCGTGGTCAACAAGTTTGGTGAGAAGGTCGCTGTTTCGGTGACCAATCTCGACCTGCATGACATGGCGCGGGTGACTCGCAGTTATGGGCTGGGTGGCTTCTACGCAACAACGCCCATCGATGACCAGAAGGCCTTGGCTGACAAGCTCCTTGGTCACTGGAAAGATGGCGCCGGAAGTCTGGCCAACCCGGATCGTGCCGAAGCTTTTTCCAAGGTAAAGGTTTTTGACGATATCGATGCCGCTGTCCTTGACATCGAGGCGCAAACAGGGCAATGTCCCCGCCTCGCGGCCACTTCAGCACGGCTGGATCGTCGCAAGAAAGCTGAGCCTGCAATGACATATAAAGAGTTGCAGGGATGGCTTGCCAACTCTCCGGTTTTATTGATTTTTGGAACCGGACACGGTTTGGCGGAAGAAGTCCTCTCCAAAACCGAAGGCGTATTACGCCCCGTGAGGTATTTGGATGACTACAACCATCTGTCGGTTCGAAGCGCGGTTGCTATTATTGTCGACCGGCTTGTCGCAGATGAGTACTAA
- a CDS encoding KH domain-containing protein produces MLKEMIEYIAKSLVDNPDEVHVSEVEGEQTSVIELKVAKEDLGKVIGKQGRTARAMRTLLGAASTKARKRSVLEILE; encoded by the coding sequence ATGTTGAAAGAGATGATTGAGTACATTGCCAAGTCCCTGGTGGACAACCCGGACGAAGTGCATGTTTCGGAAGTCGAAGGCGAACAGACCTCGGTAATCGAGCTCAAAGTGGCCAAGGAAGATCTCGGCAAAGTTATTGGTAAGCAAGGCCGCACGGCCCGCGCCATGCGTACTTTGCTGGGGGCCGCGTCCACGAAGGCTCGCAAACGCTCCGTCTTGGAGATTCTCGAGTAG